A single region of the Gasterosteus aculeatus chromosome 1, fGasAcu3.hap1.1, whole genome shotgun sequence genome encodes:
- the cyp4f3 gene encoding cytochrome P450 4F3 isoform X2 yields MSLLPLVLSWTGLGQVLLVLGSGLGAVVAFWTTRLLLRHAWYTHRLSCFSKPRANSWLLGHLGQMQSSEEGLLQVDDLVHKYKHSCSWFLGPFYHLVRLFHPDYVKPLLMAPASITMKDELIYGHLRPWLGQSLLLSNGEEWSRRRRLLTPAFHFDILKNYVAKFNTSTNTLHDKWRQVVAEGSTALEMFDHVTLMTLDSLLKCAFSYDSDCQRSVSEYVSAVVELSDLIIERRHKILHHWDWFYWRTEQGKRFRKALGVVHGFTREVVQKRRALISQQTKSDTNLTRQQRKKDFVDIILLSKDADGRGLTDEEVQAEANTFMFAGHDTTASAISWTLYNLARHDHYQDKCRQEVMDLMQGRDRHQIEWEDLSNLPFTTMCIRESLRLHAPVQAVTRTYTRDMELPGHRTVPAGAICLVSIYGTHHNPAVWTDPHEFRPQRFDPTRTADRPSHAFIPFSSGPRNCIGQKFALAQLRVVVALTLLRFRLTPGENPDLGNGTRPGGVRRLPQLVLRAEGGLWLRVEPLNPEELEDE; encoded by the exons ATGTCTCTCCTGCCTCTAGTACTCAGCTGGACGGGCCTCGGCCAGGTCCTGTTGGTGCTCGGTTCAGGACTCGGAGCTGTCGTCGCATTTTGGACCACGAGGCTGCTGCTGCGACACGCTTGGTACACGCACAGGCTCTCCTGCTTCAGCAAGCCACGCGCAAACTCCTGGCTTTTGGGCCACCTGGGCCAG ATGCAGAGCTCAGAAGAAGGTCTCCTGCAGGTGGACGACTTGGTGCACAAGTACAAACACTCCTGCAGCTGGTTCCTCGGCCCTTTTTATCACCTGGTCAGACTGTTCCACCCCGACTACGTCAAACCGCTGCTTATGGCGCCCG CCAGCATAACGATGAAGGATGAGCTCATCTACGGCCATCTGCGTCCGTGGCTCG GACAGAGCCTGTTGCTAAGCAACGGGGAGGAATGGTCTCGCAGGAGACGGCTGCTGACTCCGGCTTTTCACTTTGACATCCTGAAGAACTATGTTGCCAAGTTCAACACCTCCACGAACACCCTGCAT GATAAATGGCGCCAGGTGGTCGCTGAGGGCTCGACGGCTTTAGAAATGTTTGACCATGTCACTCTGATGACACTGGACAGTCTGCTGAAATGTGCCTTCAGCTACGACAGCGACTGTCAGAG GTCCGTCAGTGAGTACGTGTCAGCCGTAGTGGAGCTGAGTGACCTGATAATAGAGCGTCGGCATAAGATTCTGCACCACTGGGACTGGTTTTACTGGAGAACAGAGCAGGGAAAACGGTTCAGAAAGGCCCTCGGCGTCGTGCACGG cttCACCAGAGAGGTGGTGCAGAAGCGTCGAGCTCTGATCAGCCAGCAGACAAAGTCGGACACAAATTTGACCAGACAACAGAGGAAGAAAGATTTCGTGGACATCATACTGCTGTCAAAG GATGCAGATGGACGAGGCCTAACAGATGAGGAGGTGCAGGCAGAGGCCAACACCTTCATGTTTGCAG GTCACGACACAACAGCCAGTGCGATTAGCTGGACGCTGTATAATTTAGCACGCCACGACCACTATCAGGACAAATGCAGGCAGGAGGTGATGGATCTGATGCAAGGACGAGACAGACACCAAATAGAGTG GGAGGATCTGTCCAACCTTCCCTTCACCACCATGTGCATCAGAGAGTCTCTGCGGCTGCACGCTCCCGTGCAGGCTGTGACCAGGACGTACACCCGGGACATGGAACTGCCCGGGCATCGGACCGTACCAGCCG GTGCCATCTGCTTGGTCAGCATTTATGGGACACACCACAACCCCGCTGTCTGGACGGACCCACAC GAGTTCCGCCCCCAGCGGTTTGACCCGACGCGCACAGCGGACCGGCCCTCTCACGCcttcatccccttctcctcggGCCCCAG GAATTGCATCGGGCAGAAATTTGCGCTGGCACAGCTTCGGGTCGTCGTGGCGTTGACCCTGCTCAGGTTTCGCCTGACCCCGGGAGAGAACCCCGACCTCGGGAACGGGACCAGGCCCGGGGGGGTTCGCCGTCTTCCTCAACTCGTCCTGCGTGCGGAGGGAGGCCTGTGGCTGCGGGTGGAGCCTCTGAAcccggaggagctggaggatgaATGA
- the cyp4f3 gene encoding cytochrome P450 4F3 isoform X1 — MSLLPLVLSWTGLGQVLLVLGSGLGAVVAFWTTRLLLRHAWYTHRLSCFSKPRANSWLLGHLGQMQSSEEGLLQVDDLVHKYKHSCSWFLGPFYHLVRLFHPDYVKPLLMAPASITMKDELIYGHLRPWLGQSLLLSNGEEWSRRRRLLTPAFHFDILKNYVAKFNTSTNTLHDKWRQVVAEGSTALEMFDHVTLMTLDSLLKCAFSYDSDCQRSVSEYVSAVVELSDLIIERRHKILHHWDWFYWRTEQGKRFRKALGVVHGFTREVVQKRRALISQQTKSDTNLTRQQRKKDFVDIILLSKDADGRGLTDEEVQAEANTFMFAGETVKRWLKISLRTQSFPPINSAPPSPSLTQPLPKGHDTTASAISWTLYNLARHDHYQDKCRQEVMDLMQGRDRHQIEWEDLSNLPFTTMCIRESLRLHAPVQAVTRTYTRDMELPGHRTVPAGAICLVSIYGTHHNPAVWTDPHEFRPQRFDPTRTADRPSHAFIPFSSGPRNCIGQKFALAQLRVVVALTLLRFRLTPGENPDLGNGTRPGGVRRLPQLVLRAEGGLWLRVEPLNPEELEDE, encoded by the exons ATGTCTCTCCTGCCTCTAGTACTCAGCTGGACGGGCCTCGGCCAGGTCCTGTTGGTGCTCGGTTCAGGACTCGGAGCTGTCGTCGCATTTTGGACCACGAGGCTGCTGCTGCGACACGCTTGGTACACGCACAGGCTCTCCTGCTTCAGCAAGCCACGCGCAAACTCCTGGCTTTTGGGCCACCTGGGCCAG ATGCAGAGCTCAGAAGAAGGTCTCCTGCAGGTGGACGACTTGGTGCACAAGTACAAACACTCCTGCAGCTGGTTCCTCGGCCCTTTTTATCACCTGGTCAGACTGTTCCACCCCGACTACGTCAAACCGCTGCTTATGGCGCCCG CCAGCATAACGATGAAGGATGAGCTCATCTACGGCCATCTGCGTCCGTGGCTCG GACAGAGCCTGTTGCTAAGCAACGGGGAGGAATGGTCTCGCAGGAGACGGCTGCTGACTCCGGCTTTTCACTTTGACATCCTGAAGAACTATGTTGCCAAGTTCAACACCTCCACGAACACCCTGCAT GATAAATGGCGCCAGGTGGTCGCTGAGGGCTCGACGGCTTTAGAAATGTTTGACCATGTCACTCTGATGACACTGGACAGTCTGCTGAAATGTGCCTTCAGCTACGACAGCGACTGTCAGAG GTCCGTCAGTGAGTACGTGTCAGCCGTAGTGGAGCTGAGTGACCTGATAATAGAGCGTCGGCATAAGATTCTGCACCACTGGGACTGGTTTTACTGGAGAACAGAGCAGGGAAAACGGTTCAGAAAGGCCCTCGGCGTCGTGCACGG cttCACCAGAGAGGTGGTGCAGAAGCGTCGAGCTCTGATCAGCCAGCAGACAAAGTCGGACACAAATTTGACCAGACAACAGAGGAAGAAAGATTTCGTGGACATCATACTGCTGTCAAAG GATGCAGATGGACGAGGCCTAACAGATGAGGAGGTGCAGGCAGAGGCCAACACCTTCATGTTTGCAGGTGAGACGGTTAAAAGATGGCTCAAAATTAGTCTCAGAACCCAGAGTTTTCCTCCAATCAattccgcccccccctccccttccctcaccCAACCACTCCCCAAAGGTCACGACACAACAGCCAGTGCGATTAGCTGGACGCTGTATAATTTAGCACGCCACGACCACTATCAGGACAAATGCAGGCAGGAGGTGATGGATCTGATGCAAGGACGAGACAGACACCAAATAGAGTG GGAGGATCTGTCCAACCTTCCCTTCACCACCATGTGCATCAGAGAGTCTCTGCGGCTGCACGCTCCCGTGCAGGCTGTGACCAGGACGTACACCCGGGACATGGAACTGCCCGGGCATCGGACCGTACCAGCCG GTGCCATCTGCTTGGTCAGCATTTATGGGACACACCACAACCCCGCTGTCTGGACGGACCCACAC GAGTTCCGCCCCCAGCGGTTTGACCCGACGCGCACAGCGGACCGGCCCTCTCACGCcttcatccccttctcctcggGCCCCAG GAATTGCATCGGGCAGAAATTTGCGCTGGCACAGCTTCGGGTCGTCGTGGCGTTGACCCTGCTCAGGTTTCGCCTGACCCCGGGAGAGAACCCCGACCTCGGGAACGGGACCAGGCCCGGGGGGGTTCGCCGTCTTCCTCAACTCGTCCTGCGTGCGGAGGGAGGCCTGTGGCTGCGGGTGGAGCCTCTGAAcccggaggagctggaggatgaATGA